The Candidatus Nanohalococcus occultus genome contains a region encoding:
- a CDS encoding ROK family protein: protein MAFLCVDIGGTNTLIGVGNGEFQITRNVKTENFLERVDENIEDALSEAGYRPEDVGKVAAAVAGPLDRKEGVFRPPNIDDLDEVQIVEPLENFGEVVFVNDCTSAVAGEYYYGDDELENIAYITISSGIGMGAVIDGEIVEGWNGNLGEVGHMVVGSEGIKCGCGGTDHWEAYCSGNGMPKLAEKLFGAEFQDSLEIFQSCDLGEENACKTIEKVQEYNKRGFMNIIDLFNPGKVYVGGAVALNHFNTVVEEPVDEIGSETINEVPEFEKSTLGDEVVLHGLRAVCNGEFELSS from the coding sequence ATGGCATTCCTATGTGTCGATATCGGAGGCACCAACACGCTGATAGGAGTTGGAAACGGCGAGTTCCAGATCACTCGTAACGTAAAAACCGAGAACTTCCTGGAGAGAGTCGATGAAAATATTGAGGACGCGCTCTCGGAGGCTGGCTACAGACCGGAAGATGTTGGGAAAGTCGCAGCTGCGGTCGCAGGCCCTCTGGATAGAAAGGAAGGCGTTTTCAGGCCGCCTAATATAGATGATTTAGATGAGGTCCAGATCGTTGAACCTCTGGAAAACTTTGGAGAAGTAGTCTTCGTAAATGACTGTACATCAGCTGTTGCCGGAGAATACTACTACGGCGACGACGAGCTGGAAAACATCGCTTACATCACGATCTCCAGCGGAATCGGCATGGGCGCAGTAATCGACGGCGAGATAGTCGAAGGCTGGAACGGAAACCTAGGAGAGGTGGGTCACATGGTTGTGGGCAGCGAAGGCATCAAATGCGGATGCGGAGGAACAGACCACTGGGAAGCATACTGTAGCGGGAACGGAATGCCGAAGCTCGCGGAAAAGCTGTTCGGTGCGGAGTTCCAGGACTCACTGGAGATCTTCCAGAGCTGCGATCTAGGAGAGGAAAATGCCTGTAAAACAATAGAAAAAGTCCAGGAATACAACAAGAGAGGTTTCATGAACATAATCGATCTTTTCAACCCTGGCAAAGTCTATGTTGGCGGCGCAGTCGCGTTAAACCATTTCAATACTGTTGTCGAAGAGCCTGTAGACGAGATCGGCTCGGAGACTATCAATGAAGTACCGGAGTTCGAAAAATCCACCTTGGGAGACGAGGTCGTGCTTCACGGGCTGAGAGCTGTCTGTAACGGAGAGTTTGAACTCAGCTCCTGA